In the Bordetella genomosp. 10 genome, one interval contains:
- a CDS encoding helix-turn-helix domain-containing protein, which produces MHSDAYSSMRTLPDVGTRFKAMRKETHKTQGQLAAITGMRQEAISRFETGSAADFSLSKLLKLLEALDLELDFKPAVRRPTLEDLLTERRSQLQEKSDRSGA; this is translated from the coding sequence ATGCATTCAGACGCATATTCCTCGATGAGAACATTGCCAGACGTCGGGACGCGCTTCAAAGCCATGCGTAAGGAGACACATAAAACGCAAGGGCAGCTGGCCGCCATTACCGGCATGCGGCAGGAGGCAATCTCCCGCTTCGAGACTGGATCTGCAGCTGATTTTTCTCTGAGCAAGTTGCTCAAGCTGCTGGAAGCGCTAGACCTGGAACTTGACTTCAAACCGGCAGTACGCCGGCCAACGCTTGAAGATCTCCTGACCGAGCGACGTAGCCAGTTGCAAGAGAAGTCGGATAGGTCTGGAGCCTGA
- a CDS encoding XRE family transcriptional regulator: MSRGGIQGFERERLSQVLSARRLSQAQLASLVGVSPATVSKWRSGSQAPERDALERLASVVNVTPEWFTRSPSAKVSLPLFRSNASAHVAARAMLEARLEWAQDVSLALSEFVDYPALNLPTRAFTEPDEITPDEIELAASECRDLWRIGRTAVPDLALAIEGAGVILIREETGISQIEGLSAWSEALGRPLVLLSADKDNGYRSRFDLAHELGHLILHRHIPRPTERDRHKQLEQQAHRFAGAFLLPAETFANEVRTPVTLDDLLLLKRRWGVSVAAIVMRLRALKILDEEAAQLLFKRRSARWGAKSEPGDDDRVPEKPRLLRRTIDLLVEENVMPLDSIPRHLGLAVHDIEMLTGLPEGYFQGKPKVLQLARLRSVPTSSNQPVAAAESSTVLPFRFSPKR; the protein is encoded by the coding sequence ATGAGCCGCGGTGGTATCCAGGGCTTTGAGCGCGAACGCCTGAGTCAAGTTCTTTCCGCTCGGCGCTTGAGCCAAGCACAGTTAGCCTCACTAGTTGGTGTGTCTCCCGCCACGGTCAGCAAATGGCGGTCAGGTAGTCAGGCGCCAGAGCGTGATGCTCTTGAGCGCCTGGCGAGCGTGGTTAATGTGACGCCGGAGTGGTTTACGCGGTCGCCTTCGGCCAAGGTGTCGTTGCCGCTCTTTCGCAGCAATGCGTCAGCGCATGTCGCTGCGCGTGCGATGTTAGAGGCCCGCTTGGAATGGGCCCAAGACGTTTCGCTTGCCCTGTCGGAGTTCGTGGACTATCCAGCGTTGAATTTGCCGACGAGGGCATTCACGGAGCCCGACGAGATCACGCCGGATGAGATCGAGCTCGCTGCGAGCGAATGCCGCGATCTCTGGCGCATCGGTCGTACCGCAGTACCAGATCTTGCGTTAGCGATTGAAGGTGCCGGGGTGATCCTCATTCGCGAGGAGACCGGCATTTCCCAAATCGAAGGGCTATCGGCATGGAGTGAAGCACTTGGGCGTCCGCTCGTGCTGTTGTCCGCTGACAAGGACAATGGCTATAGAAGCCGCTTTGACCTAGCCCATGAGCTCGGCCATCTGATTTTGCATCGACATATTCCACGACCGACAGAGCGCGATCGTCACAAACAGTTGGAGCAGCAAGCACATCGCTTTGCGGGCGCGTTTCTATTGCCCGCCGAAACGTTTGCGAATGAAGTGCGTACGCCTGTCACCTTGGACGACCTCCTCTTGTTAAAGCGCCGCTGGGGTGTCTCTGTTGCTGCGATCGTGATGCGTTTGCGTGCACTGAAGATTTTGGATGAAGAGGCTGCTCAGTTGCTTTTCAAACGGCGGTCTGCACGTTGGGGGGCTAAGTCGGAGCCAGGCGACGACGATCGGGTACCAGAGAAACCACGTTTGCTACGTCGAACAATTGATCTTCTTGTCGAGGAAAATGTCATGCCACTCGACTCGATTCCTAGGCATCTTGGCTTGGCTGTGCATGATATTGAAATGCTGACTGGCTTGCCTGAAGGGTACTTCCAGGGCAAGCCTAAGGTTCTCCAACTCGCTCGCTTGCGATCGGTGCCCACTAGTTCAAATCAACCAGTGGCCGCAGCAGAGAGCAGCACTGTCTTGCCATTTAGATTTTCACCAAAGCGGTGA
- a CDS encoding alpha/beta hydrolase, producing the protein MTQPLKDSIPELLVRNIPRGLVMGVEEALEAGAQRAYAASKGMDEGHLPHIVGHGRHFHMNEAFHRVLATEEASPTPIRGNGIVTGRCGIFTLARFNIPDGFWVNGRRSHTRRQMSLANQAIEPLVQPELFGRYMPPAEAVAFFVACFSGSLHIQPESPMSIQIAVPNRDMRSWLFKEPLNEFLQRYEQKPAAQDDLAKPKLKKIKKQGNDGGAP; encoded by the coding sequence ATGACTCAGCCACTGAAAGACTCAATCCCTGAACTGCTAGTGCGTAACATCCCTCGCGGGTTGGTCATGGGTGTTGAGGAAGCCCTGGAAGCCGGTGCACAGCGCGCCTACGCTGCCTCCAAAGGCATGGATGAGGGGCATCTTCCTCATATAGTGGGGCACGGGCGGCACTTTCACATGAATGAAGCCTTTCATCGTGTCTTGGCGACGGAAGAAGCTTCGCCGACCCCGATCCGCGGCAATGGCATCGTCACCGGCCGCTGCGGAATCTTTACCCTGGCTCGGTTCAATATCCCGGATGGTTTCTGGGTCAATGGCCGGCGTAGCCACACGCGCCGTCAGATGTCGCTTGCGAACCAAGCCATCGAGCCGTTGGTGCAGCCGGAGTTGTTTGGTCGGTACATGCCTCCAGCCGAAGCTGTGGCGTTCTTTGTGGCGTGTTTTTCCGGGTCGTTGCATATCCAGCCCGAGTCGCCCATGTCGATCCAGATCGCCGTTCCCAATCGGGACATGCGTAGCTGGCTCTTCAAAGAGCCGCTTAATGAATTCTTGCAACGCTACGAGCAGAAGCCGGCGGCGCAAGACGATCTGGCCAAGCCCAAACTCAAGAAAATCAAGAAGCAGGGCAACGATGGTGGAGCACCATGA
- a CDS encoding tyrosine-type recombinase/integrase encodes MARHQLTDRKITTSKPREKEYFLTDGDGLYLRIRPGTQKRPAGPRTWIFRYMNLSGKPDKKSLGSYPVRSLASARDEAGKCRQLLLDGIDPRSSQQRIPKTVVQAVEQWIKESLIGRRLPHGVHVCRLRLKKHILTHIGNDSLRTLTRSKLVSILDRIRLNGAPAQAGSVLIDMVQMLNYAEDRDWIAKNPIRTLKKKDIEVRDVVRDRVLYPPEILLLRDSLVKPIYMTNTCKAGIWISLSTLCRAGEVAACTEHEIDWQKRIWRLAPERNKSKREHIIHLSDFAFYWFCKLRDSPARRTKYLVPGRKGALHAKYSSFSYQITARQQGDRNIRDAGSLALPKGKWTMHDLRRTGATLMGELGVPEDIIERCLNHRMGNLGEKNTLIYTYQKQQRLLERKMAFDTLGKYLMSMLGHPDTWRPTSEPSPLLVEPPDMLGQYQKEWLAAGRQLAILLQKETMESLSAKEQTQSVAFT; translated from the coding sequence ATGGCTAGGCATCAACTGACAGATCGTAAGATCACTACTTCCAAACCCAGGGAAAAAGAGTATTTTCTCACCGATGGTGACGGCCTCTACCTTCGAATTCGTCCGGGCACGCAAAAACGACCTGCTGGGCCTCGAACGTGGATTTTTCGCTACATGAACCTGTCCGGCAAGCCAGATAAGAAGTCTCTAGGCTCCTATCCAGTACGCTCACTTGCCTCAGCACGTGATGAAGCGGGGAAATGCCGACAATTGCTCTTAGACGGGATAGATCCGCGCTCCAGTCAACAAAGAATTCCCAAAACAGTCGTGCAGGCTGTTGAACAATGGATCAAGGAATCTCTCATAGGCCGGCGCCTGCCACACGGCGTCCATGTGTGTAGGTTACGCCTTAAAAAGCATATCCTCACCCATATCGGCAATGACAGCCTGAGGACACTCACGCGTTCTAAGCTCGTCAGTATTCTCGATCGCATCAGACTCAATGGAGCTCCAGCTCAGGCGGGTAGCGTCCTCATTGATATGGTGCAGATGTTGAACTACGCCGAGGACAGAGATTGGATTGCCAAGAACCCAATCCGCACGTTGAAGAAGAAAGATATCGAAGTCAGAGATGTCGTGCGTGACCGCGTCCTATACCCACCTGAGATCTTGCTACTGCGCGATAGCCTAGTCAAGCCAATCTATATGACAAACACGTGCAAAGCAGGAATATGGATTTCACTCTCCACGCTATGCCGAGCGGGTGAGGTTGCTGCCTGTACGGAACACGAAATTGACTGGCAAAAACGAATATGGCGTTTAGCACCTGAGCGAAACAAATCAAAACGCGAGCACATCATTCATCTTTCAGACTTCGCCTTTTACTGGTTCTGCAAACTTCGTGACTCCCCAGCTCGAAGAACAAAGTATCTCGTGCCAGGCCGAAAGGGCGCTCTTCACGCAAAATATAGCTCCTTTTCATATCAAATCACGGCAAGGCAACAAGGCGACCGAAACATTCGAGATGCCGGCAGTCTTGCTTTACCGAAAGGGAAATGGACCATGCATGATCTGCGCCGCACTGGCGCAACGTTGATGGGTGAACTCGGCGTCCCCGAAGACATTATTGAACGATGCCTCAATCACCGCATGGGAAATTTGGGGGAAAAAAATACGTTGATCTACACGTATCAGAAGCAGCAACGCTTGCTTGAGCGAAAGATGGCCTTCGACACACTGGGAAAATACCTAATGAGCATGCTCGGTCATCCGGACACTTGGCGACCGACATCTGAGCCATCGCCTCTTCTTGTCGAGCCTCCTGACATGCTTGGACAATACCAAAAAGAATGGCTAGCTGCCGGTCGGCAGCTAGCCATTCTTCTTCAGAAGGAAACGATGGAAAGTCTTTCGGCGAAAGAACAAACTCAATCAGTTGCTTTCACCTAA